The following are encoded in a window of Streptomyces sp. SAT1 genomic DNA:
- a CDS encoding ATP-dependent Clp protease ATP-binding subunit translates to MFERFTDRARRVVVLAQEEARMLNHNYIGTEHILLGLIHEGEGVAAKALESLGISLEAVRQQVEEIIGQGQQAPSGHIPFTPRAKKVLELSLREALQLGHNYIGTEHILLGLIREGEGVAAQVLVKLGADLNRVRQQVIQLLSGYQGKETATAGGPAEGTPSTSLVLDQFGRNLTQAARESKLDPVIGREKEIERVMQVLSRRTKNNPVLIGEPGVGKTAVVEGLAQAIVKGEVPETLKDKHLYTLDLGALVAGSRYRGDFEERLKKVLKEIRTRGDIILFIDELHTLVGAGAAEGAIDAASILKPMLARGELQTIGATTLDEYRKHLEKDAALERRFQPIQVAEPSLPHTIEILKGLRDRYEAHHRVSITDEALVQAATLADRYISDRFLPDKAIDLIDEAGSRMRIRRMTAPPDLREFDEKIAGVRRDKESAIDSQDFEKAASLRDKEKQLLAAKAKREKEWKAGDMDVVAEVDGELIAEVLATATGIPVFKLTEEESSRLLRMEDELHKRVIGQVDAVKALSKAIRRTRAGLKDPKRPGGSFIFAGPSGVGKTELSKALAEFLFGDEDALISLDMSEFSEKHTVSRLFGSPPGYVGYEEGGQLTEKVRRKPFSVVLFDEVEKAHPDIFNSLLQILEDGRLTDSQGRVVDFKNTVIIMTTNLGTRDISKGFNLGFAATGDTKTNYERMKNKVSDELKQHFRPEFLNRVDDVVVFPQLTQDDILRIVDLMIGKVDERLKDRDMGIELSQSAKELLSKKGYDPVLGARPLRRTIQREVEDTLSEKILFGELRPGHIVVVDTEGEGDEKTFTFRGEEKSALPDAPPIEQAAGGAGPNLSKDA, encoded by the coding sequence CGGTCCGCCAGCAGGTGGAGGAGATCATCGGCCAGGGCCAGCAGGCGCCCTCGGGCCACATCCCCTTCACCCCCCGTGCCAAGAAGGTCCTGGAGCTGTCGCTCCGCGAGGCCCTCCAGCTGGGGCACAACTACATCGGCACGGAGCACATCCTGCTCGGCCTGATCCGCGAGGGCGAGGGCGTCGCCGCCCAGGTCCTGGTCAAGCTGGGCGCCGACCTCAACCGGGTGCGGCAGCAGGTGATCCAGCTGCTCTCCGGTTACCAGGGCAAGGAGACCGCCACCGCCGGCGGCCCTGCCGAGGGCACCCCCTCGACGTCCCTGGTCCTCGACCAGTTCGGCCGGAACCTCACCCAGGCCGCCCGCGAGTCCAAGCTCGACCCGGTCATCGGGCGCGAGAAGGAGATCGAGCGGGTCATGCAGGTGCTGTCCCGCCGCACCAAGAACAACCCGGTGCTGATCGGTGAGCCCGGCGTCGGCAAGACCGCCGTCGTCGAGGGCCTCGCCCAGGCCATCGTCAAGGGCGAGGTGCCCGAGACCCTCAAGGACAAGCACCTCTACACCCTGGACCTCGGCGCGCTGGTCGCCGGCTCCCGCTACCGCGGTGACTTCGAGGAGCGCCTGAAGAAGGTGCTCAAGGAGATCCGCACCCGCGGCGACATCATCCTGTTCATCGACGAGCTGCACACGCTGGTCGGTGCGGGTGCCGCCGAGGGCGCCATCGACGCCGCCTCGATCCTGAAGCCGATGCTGGCCCGCGGTGAGCTCCAGACCATCGGCGCCACCACGCTGGACGAGTACCGCAAGCACCTGGAGAAGGACGCGGCCCTGGAGCGCCGCTTCCAGCCCATCCAGGTCGCGGAGCCGTCCCTGCCGCACACCATCGAGATCCTCAAGGGCCTGCGCGACCGGTACGAGGCGCACCACCGCGTCTCGATCACCGACGAGGCCCTGGTGCAGGCCGCCACGCTGGCCGACCGGTACATCTCGGACCGCTTCCTGCCGGACAAGGCGATCGACCTGATCGACGAGGCCGGTTCCCGGATGCGCATCCGCCGGATGACCGCGCCGCCGGACCTGCGCGAGTTCGACGAGAAGATCGCGGGCGTCCGCCGCGACAAGGAGTCCGCGATCGACTCGCAGGACTTCGAGAAGGCCGCCTCCCTGCGCGACAAGGAGAAGCAGCTCCTGGCCGCCAAGGCCAAGCGGGAGAAGGAGTGGAAGGCCGGCGACATGGACGTCGTCGCCGAGGTCGACGGCGAGCTGATCGCCGAGGTCCTCGCCACGGCCACCGGCATCCCGGTCTTCAAGCTGACCGAGGAGGAGTCCTCGCGTCTGCTGCGCATGGAGGACGAGCTGCACAAGCGGGTCATCGGCCAGGTCGACGCCGTCAAGGCGCTGTCCAAGGCGATCCGCCGTACGCGCGCCGGTCTGAAGGACCCGAAGCGTCCCGGTGGCTCGTTCATCTTCGCCGGTCCGTCCGGTGTCGGTAAGACCGAGCTGTCCAAGGCGCTCGCCGAGTTCCTCTTCGGTGACGAGGACGCGCTGATCTCCCTCGACATGTCGGAGTTCAGCGAGAAGCACACGGTCTCGCGTCTCTTCGGTTCGCCCCCCGGCTACGTGGGCTACGAGGAGGGCGGCCAGCTGACGGAGAAGGTGCGCCGCAAGCCGTTCTCGGTCGTCCTCTTCGACGAGGTCGAGAAGGCCCACCCGGACATCTTCAACTCGCTGCTGCAGATCCTGGAGGACGGTCGCCTGACCGACTCCCAGGGCCGGGTCGTGGACTTCAAGAACACGGTCATCATCATGACGACCAACCTCGGCACCCGGGACATCTCCAAGGGCTTCAACCTGGGCTTCGCGGCCACGGGTGACACGAAGACCAACTACGAGCGCATGAAGAACAAGGTCTCGGACGAGCTGAAGCAGCACTTCCGGCCCGAGTTCCTCAACCGCGTCGACGACGTGGTCGTCTTCCCGCAGCTCACCCAGGACGACATCCTGCGGATCGTCGACCTGATGATCGGCAAGGTGGACGAGCGCCTCAAGGACCGGGACATGGGCATCGAGCTGTCCCAGTCCGCCAAGGAGCTGCTGTCCAAGAAGGGCTACGACCCGGTCTTGGGCGCCCGGCCGCTGCGCCGGACGATCCAGCGGGAGGTCGAGGACACGCTCTCGGAGAAGATCCTCTTCGGCGAGCTGCGCCCCGGTCACATCGTGGTCGTGGACACCGAGGGCGAGGGCGACGAGAAGACCTTCACCTTCCGGGGTGAGGAGAAGTCGGCGCTGCCCGACGCCCCGCCGATCGAGCAGGCGGCCGGCGGAGCCGGGCCGAACCTGAGCAAGGACGCGTGA
- a CDS encoding NACHT domain-containing protein: MEPMALGGRLASGLIAPLVKKLFVADGPGAALVDRPVRMSDLVSFRGEKRSLGEKEVRELAGRLVGGAADPPGEPPFPPGEQDAVTDALAARLLALGDLGMDDVQAVRLGHRELARRLSGAAPAAHGLSADAAYFLDSATEGACLHILEFFTRRSTFVARTLVEQTRTQSELIARIDELIVRTPRPDARDTAFERRYLPHLAQRHNHITIYGIDLRDSPDRWPLEVAYLSLEATGAREDTPDPAPEDHAVTDAARLPAEEALRADPRVLLRGDAGSGKTTLVQWLAVTAARDGDRVPFVLPLRTLVRTGPLPAPAGFLKAAGCPLTEPEGWAERVLTAGRALLLVDGLDEIPAADRHRTRDWLGALLAAYPGNQWLLTSRPTAVRPDWLAQEGFRELTLTPMRDTEVATFVHRWHQAACAPEYAGALIDSLRTKRDLARLATNPLMCGLICALHRERRGYLPTGRKELYDAALAMLLTRRDRERGLPGTDEVDLGEEAALELLQRLAYALVLSGRTEMDTETAEGIVERRLPSLALPAGPATASAVLRTLLLRSGLLRRPAEGAVDFVHRTFQDYLGARHAVEEGHLDLLADRAHETQWEDVVRMAVAHARPRERASVLRRLLARDTPRLALLALACLEHTPALEPAVRAEVEARTAALIPPRTPEDAKALAEAGPLVLELLPGPEGLTDAEALGVTVTASVLGADEPAGALGVLRRFRSHPDLGVRRQLVGTWRRFGTEEYAAEVLDHLDRDDLLITCETDAQRAALARMRPWRRVTFRGAHPAAEMASAVPGRDGVRLLDLCDNPLVGDLGALLPFSGLDGLWLRGCGWAHGLDRLAPLPLTDLAFGEIAELSGLAALRSLRRLSLDQLLPDGDLTGVLPTGAPLEHLHLGTIALMRAHALRGLRAWPTLTSLSLGDPHEFTGADWREVAALPALTSLVLRRLTLEHGLRTMPELPSVRDLRLTSRHDAHLLRVLAERLPHVRRVVFRSRWDYADQRELHTQLFPAAEITYLRS; this comes from the coding sequence ATGGAGCCCATGGCACTCGGCGGCAGACTGGCGTCCGGTCTGATCGCGCCGCTGGTCAAGAAGCTGTTCGTGGCCGATGGGCCGGGCGCCGCACTGGTGGACCGGCCCGTGCGGATGAGCGACCTCGTCTCCTTCCGCGGCGAGAAGCGCTCCCTGGGCGAGAAAGAGGTGCGCGAACTCGCCGGACGGCTGGTCGGCGGGGCCGCGGACCCGCCGGGCGAGCCGCCCTTCCCGCCCGGCGAGCAGGACGCCGTCACCGACGCCCTGGCCGCGCGCCTGCTCGCCCTCGGCGACCTCGGCATGGACGACGTCCAGGCCGTACGCCTGGGCCACCGCGAACTGGCCCGGCGGCTGTCCGGGGCGGCCCCCGCCGCCCACGGGCTGTCCGCCGACGCCGCGTACTTCCTGGACAGCGCCACCGAAGGGGCCTGCCTGCACATCCTGGAGTTCTTCACCCGCCGCTCCACCTTCGTCGCCCGCACCCTGGTGGAGCAGACCCGGACCCAGTCCGAGCTGATCGCCCGGATCGACGAGCTGATCGTCCGCACCCCGCGCCCCGACGCCCGCGACACCGCCTTCGAACGCCGCTACCTGCCCCACCTGGCCCAGCGGCACAACCACATCACCATCTACGGCATCGACCTGCGCGACTCCCCCGACCGCTGGCCCCTGGAAGTGGCCTATCTGAGCCTGGAGGCCACCGGCGCCCGGGAGGACACACCGGACCCGGCACCGGAGGACCACGCGGTCACCGACGCCGCCCGGCTGCCGGCCGAGGAGGCGCTGCGCGCCGACCCCCGCGTCCTGCTGCGCGGCGACGCCGGATCCGGCAAGACCACCCTGGTGCAGTGGCTGGCCGTCACCGCGGCCCGCGACGGCGACCGCGTCCCCTTCGTGCTGCCCCTGCGCACCCTGGTCCGCACCGGCCCCCTCCCCGCCCCGGCCGGCTTCCTGAAGGCGGCCGGCTGCCCGCTCACCGAACCGGAGGGCTGGGCCGAGCGCGTCCTCACCGCGGGCCGGGCCCTGCTCCTGGTGGACGGCCTGGACGAGATCCCCGCCGCCGACCGCCACCGCACCCGCGACTGGCTGGGCGCCCTGCTCGCCGCCTACCCCGGCAACCAGTGGCTGCTGACCTCCCGCCCCACCGCCGTACGCCCCGACTGGCTGGCCCAGGAGGGCTTCCGGGAACTCACCCTGACCCCGATGCGCGACACGGAGGTCGCCACCTTCGTCCACCGCTGGCACCAGGCCGCGTGCGCCCCGGAGTACGCGGGCGCACTCATCGACTCGCTGCGCACCAAACGCGATCTGGCGCGCCTGGCCACCAACCCGCTCATGTGCGGCCTGATCTGCGCCCTGCACCGCGAGCGGCGCGGCTATCTGCCCACCGGCCGCAAGGAGCTGTACGACGCCGCCCTCGCGATGCTGCTGACCCGCCGGGACCGCGAACGCGGCCTGCCCGGCACGGACGAGGTGGACCTGGGCGAGGAGGCCGCCCTCGAACTCCTCCAGCGCCTGGCCTACGCACTGGTGCTGAGCGGCCGCACCGAGATGGACACCGAGACCGCCGAGGGCATCGTGGAGCGCCGCCTGCCCTCGCTCGCCCTGCCAGCCGGCCCCGCCACCGCCTCGGCCGTCCTGCGCACGCTGCTGCTGCGCAGCGGACTGCTGCGCCGCCCGGCCGAGGGCGCCGTGGACTTCGTGCACCGCACCTTCCAGGACTACCTGGGCGCCCGCCACGCCGTGGAGGAGGGCCACCTCGACCTGCTGGCCGACCGCGCCCACGAGACCCAGTGGGAGGACGTCGTCCGGATGGCGGTGGCCCATGCCCGCCCCCGCGAGCGCGCCTCGGTGCTGCGGCGGCTGCTCGCCCGGGACACCCCGCGGCTGGCCCTGCTGGCGCTGGCCTGCCTGGAGCACACCCCGGCCCTGGAACCGGCGGTGCGCGCCGAGGTGGAGGCCCGCACCGCCGCGCTGATCCCGCCGCGCACCCCCGAGGACGCCAAGGCGCTGGCCGAGGCGGGCCCCCTGGTGCTGGAGCTGCTGCCGGGGCCCGAGGGACTGACCGACGCGGAGGCACTGGGCGTCACGGTCACGGCCTCGGTGCTCGGCGCGGACGAACCCGCGGGCGCCCTCGGCGTGCTGCGCCGCTTCCGCTCCCACCCGGACCTCGGCGTCCGGCGCCAGCTCGTCGGCACCTGGCGCCGCTTCGGCACCGAGGAGTACGCGGCCGAGGTCCTGGACCACCTCGACCGCGACGACCTCCTGATCACCTGCGAGACGGACGCGCAGCGGGCGGCACTGGCCCGGATGCGGCCCTGGCGGCGGGTGACCTTCCGGGGCGCGCACCCGGCCGCGGAGATGGCCTCCGCCGTCCCCGGGCGCGACGGCGTACGCCTCCTCGATCTGTGCGACAACCCGCTGGTCGGGGACCTGGGCGCCCTGCTGCCGTTCTCCGGGCTCGACGGCCTGTGGCTCAGGGGCTGCGGCTGGGCCCACGGCCTGGACCGGCTCGCCCCGCTGCCCCTCACCGACCTCGCCTTCGGGGAGATCGCCGAGCTGTCCGGGCTCGCCGCGCTGCGCTCGCTGCGGCGGCTCTCCCTGGACCAGCTCCTGCCCGACGGCGACCTCACCGGCGTACTGCCCACAGGCGCCCCGCTGGAGCACCTGCACCTCGGCACCATCGCCCTGATGCGCGCCCACGCCCTGCGCGGGCTGCGCGCCTGGCCCACCCTGACCTCGCTCAGCCTCGGCGACCCCCACGAGTTCACCGGGGCCGACTGGCGGGAGGTGGCCGCGCTGCCCGCGCTGACAAGCCTCGTCCTGCGCCGGCTCACGCTCGAACACGGCCTGCGGACCATGCCGGAACTGCCGAGCGTACGGGACCTCAGGCTCACCTCGCGCCACGACGCGCACCTTCTGCGCGTCCTGGCCGAACGGCTGCCGCACGTGCGCCGTGTCGTCTTCCGGTCCCGCTGGGACTACGCCGACCAGCGCGAGCTGCACACCCAGCTCTTCCCGGCGGCCGAGATCACCTACCTGCGCTCCTGA
- a CDS encoding HAD family acid phosphatase, with the protein MTPGTWTRRTGTTALAAVAVAALAVPAGAEAAADAPAPAPAATTTATAPAASAPATAAATATASGKVDHATWQRDCQAVMDQALPYLKQRIAHGAPGEKRAVVFDVDNTTLETDFGFTWPQPANKPVLEVARYAQEHGVAMFFVTARPGIVKAPTRYNLEHDGYRVDGLAVRGLFDLFKNVADYKTAQRAGIEADGYTIIANIGNSATDLSGGHAEKTFKLPDYDGQLS; encoded by the coding sequence ATGACCCCAGGCACCTGGACGCGCCGCACCGGTACGACCGCCCTCGCCGCGGTCGCCGTCGCCGCACTGGCCGTCCCGGCGGGCGCCGAGGCCGCGGCCGACGCCCCGGCGCCCGCCCCGGCCGCCACCACCACCGCGACCGCCCCCGCCGCGTCCGCCCCCGCGACCGCCGCCGCCACCGCCACCGCGTCCGGGAAGGTCGACCACGCCACCTGGCAGCGGGACTGCCAGGCCGTGATGGACCAGGCCCTGCCCTATCTGAAGCAGCGCATCGCGCACGGCGCCCCCGGCGAGAAGCGGGCCGTCGTGTTCGACGTCGACAACACCACCCTGGAGACGGACTTCGGCTTCACCTGGCCCCAGCCCGCCAACAAGCCCGTGCTGGAGGTCGCCCGGTACGCCCAGGAGCACGGCGTCGCGATGTTCTTCGTCACCGCCCGCCCCGGCATCGTCAAGGCCCCGACCCGCTACAACCTGGAGCACGACGGCTACCGCGTCGACGGCCTCGCCGTGCGCGGTCTGTTCGACCTGTTCAAGAACGTCGCCGACTACAAGACCGCCCAGCGCGCCGGCATCGAGGCCGACGGCTACACGATCATCGCGAACATCGGCAACAGCGCCACCGACCTGTCCGGCGGCCACGCCGAGAAGACGTTCAAACTGCCGGACTACGACGGCCAGTTGTCCTGA
- a CDS encoding M23 family metallopeptidase — MFQRATVRSSRATKLRTRAAVLAAGLGVTAAVGAGAASAAEMAAPTATVAKSAAAWVDPVKSYTLSASFNQGGSHWAHKHSGQDFAVPIGTNVVAAHGGTVVKAGPNGGGDGPAYGNAIVVKHANGLYSQYAHLSRIDVKVGQVVTTGQHIAKSGNTGNSTGPHLHFEIRTTPNYGSAVNPVVFLRAHGVKV; from the coding sequence ATGTTCCAGCGCGCCACCGTCCGTTCTTCCCGTGCGACCAAGCTCCGTACCCGTGCCGCCGTCCTGGCCGCCGGCCTGGGAGTGACCGCCGCAGTGGGTGCGGGCGCCGCGTCGGCCGCCGAGATGGCGGCCCCGACCGCCACCGTCGCCAAGTCGGCGGCGGCCTGGGTCGACCCGGTCAAGAGCTACACCCTGAGCGCCAGCTTCAACCAGGGCGGCAGCCACTGGGCCCACAAGCACAGCGGCCAGGACTTCGCCGTGCCGATCGGCACCAACGTCGTCGCCGCGCACGGCGGCACGGTCGTCAAGGCCGGCCCCAACGGCGGCGGTGACGGTCCGGCCTACGGCAACGCCATCGTCGTCAAGCACGCCAACGGGCTGTACTCCCAGTACGCCCACCTCTCCCGCATCGACGTGAAGGTCGGCCAGGTCGTCACCACCGGGCAGCACATAGCCAAGTCCGGCAACACCGGCAACAGCACCGGCCCGCACCTGCACTTCGAGATCCGCACCACCCCGAACTACGGCTCCGCCGTCAACCCGGTCGTCTTCCTGCGCGCCCACGGCGTGAAGGTCTGA
- a CDS encoding TetR/AcrR family transcriptional regulator, protein MGVTMDGTKQQRRGNTRQRIQDVALELFAEQGYEKTSLREIAERLDVTKAALYYHFRTKEEIVVSLFEDLTQPLQDLIVWGREQPHTLETKQEIVRRYSEALAGASPLFRFMQENQATVRELRIGESFKDWMRALRDIITDPEASLTDQVRCISALFTLHAGMFVMQDLEGDPEERRKAVLEVSIDLVTQAHRGTHGA, encoded by the coding sequence ATGGGCGTCACGATGGACGGCACGAAGCAGCAGCGCCGCGGCAACACCCGCCAGCGCATCCAGGACGTGGCCCTCGAACTCTTCGCGGAGCAGGGCTACGAGAAGACGTCCCTGCGCGAGATCGCCGAGCGCCTGGACGTCACCAAAGCGGCTCTCTACTACCACTTCAGAACGAAGGAAGAGATCGTCGTCAGTCTCTTCGAGGATCTGACACAGCCGCTCCAGGACCTGATCGTGTGGGGCCGGGAGCAGCCGCACACACTGGAGACCAAACAGGAGATCGTCCGCCGCTACAGCGAAGCGCTCGCCGGGGCGTCACCGCTGTTCCGCTTCATGCAGGAGAACCAGGCGACGGTACGGGAGCTGCGCATCGGCGAGAGCTTCAAGGACTGGATGCGCGCCCTGCGGGACATCATCACCGACCCGGAGGCGAGCCTGACCGACCAGGTCCGCTGCATCAGCGCACTCTTCACGCTGCACGCCGGCATGTTCGTGATGCAGGACCTGGAGGGCGACCCGGAGGAGCGGCGCAAGGCCGTCCTGGAGGTCTCCATCGATCTGGTGACCCAGGCCCATCGGGGCACGCACGGCGCCTGA
- a CDS encoding MDR family MFS transporter gives MADTATADTKTGADAGPQPKSVRVVLLALMIAMMLAMLDNMIVGTAMPTIVGELGGLQHLSWVVTAYTLATAAATPLWGKLGDMYGRKGAFMTSIVIFLAGSALSGMAQDMGQLIGFRAIQGLGAGGLMVGVMAIIGDLIPPRERGKYQGMMAGVMALAMIGGPLVGGTITDNWGWRWAFYINLPLGAVALVAVSAVLHLPKKRSQARVDYVGAALLTLGISSIVLVTTWGGTEYAWTSARIMELIGIGVVALVGFVFWQTRAAEPIVPLHIFRSRNFTLMSLIGFVTGFVMFGAVLFLPLYQQAVQGASATNSGLLLLPMLGAMLVVSMVAGRVTTGSGKYKVFPVVGSVLLVVGLYLLSLMDTGTTRLTSGLFMAVLGAGMGCLMQVTMLVAQNSVEMKDMGVASSSTTLFRTLGSSFGVAIMGALFNNRVQHEMTERAGAAGSKMTEKSAQLDAASLAKLPAAAREAYQHAVSSGTHSAFLLGSVVGVVALIAAVFVKEVPLKGAGPAPAETAVEAQM, from the coding sequence ATGGCGGACACAGCGACAGCGGACACCAAGACCGGCGCGGACGCCGGTCCACAACCGAAGAGCGTGCGGGTCGTCCTGCTCGCGCTCATGATCGCCATGATGCTCGCGATGCTCGACAACATGATCGTGGGCACCGCGATGCCGACGATAGTCGGCGAGCTGGGCGGGCTCCAGCACCTGTCCTGGGTGGTGACCGCCTATACGCTCGCCACCGCCGCGGCCACGCCGCTGTGGGGCAAGCTCGGCGACATGTACGGGCGCAAGGGCGCCTTCATGACCTCGATCGTGATCTTCCTGGCCGGCTCCGCGCTGAGCGGCATGGCGCAGGACATGGGCCAGCTGATCGGCTTCCGCGCCATCCAGGGTCTGGGCGCCGGCGGTCTGATGGTCGGCGTCATGGCCATCATCGGCGACCTGATCCCGCCCCGGGAGCGCGGCAAGTACCAGGGCATGATGGCCGGCGTCATGGCGCTGGCGATGATCGGCGGCCCGCTGGTCGGCGGCACCATCACCGACAACTGGGGCTGGCGCTGGGCCTTCTACATCAACCTGCCGCTCGGCGCGGTGGCGCTGGTCGCGGTCAGCGCCGTGCTGCACCTGCCGAAGAAGCGCTCGCAGGCGCGCGTGGACTACGTGGGCGCGGCGCTGCTCACCCTCGGCATCAGCTCCATCGTGCTGGTCACCACCTGGGGCGGCACGGAGTACGCCTGGACGTCCGCGCGGATCATGGAACTGATCGGGATCGGCGTGGTGGCGCTCGTCGGGTTCGTGTTCTGGCAGACCAGGGCCGCCGAACCGATCGTGCCGCTGCACATCTTCCGCAGCCGCAACTTCACCCTGATGTCGCTGATCGGCTTCGTCACCGGCTTCGTGATGTTCGGCGCGGTGCTCTTCCTGCCGCTGTACCAGCAGGCGGTGCAGGGCGCCTCCGCGACCAACTCGGGCCTGCTGCTGCTGCCGATGCTCGGCGCCATGCTGGTGGTGTCGATGGTCGCGGGCCGGGTCACCACCGGCAGCGGCAAGTACAAGGTCTTCCCGGTGGTCGGCAGCGTCCTCCTGGTCGTCGGTCTCTACCTGCTGTCCCTGATGGACACCGGCACCACCCGGCTCACCTCGGGCCTGTTCATGGCCGTCCTCGGCGCGGGCATGGGCTGTCTGATGCAGGTCACCATGCTGGTCGCGCAGAACAGCGTGGAGATGAAGGACATGGGCGTGGCCTCCTCGTCCACCACCCTCTTCCGTACGCTCGGCTCGTCCTTCGGCGTGGCGATCATGGGCGCGCTGTTCAACAACCGGGTCCAGCACGAGATGACGGAGCGGGCCGGCGCCGCGGGCTCGAAGATGACCGAGAAGTCCGCCCAGCTCGACGCGGCGAGCCTGGCCAAGCTCCCGGCCGCCGCCCGCGAGGCCTACCAGCACGCGGTGTCCTCCGGTACGCACTCGGCGTTCCTGCTCGGCTCCGTGGTCGGTGTCGTCGCGCTGATCGCGGCGGTGTTCGTCAAGGAGGTGCCGCTCAAGGGCGCGGGACCGGCCCCGGCCGAGACGGCGGTCGAGGCGCAGATGTAG